A genomic segment from Ptychodera flava strain L36383 chromosome 19, AS_Pfla_20210202, whole genome shotgun sequence encodes:
- the LOC139118108 gene encoding uncharacterized protein, with protein MEQSSYSSVGHEDTMNVPDMVRSGSDDKGDKTLRKLSRANGNEKLPKNNSLTVSLELNRGESELTPSREVESPSGKTTLSTKPNSDLLLTVEKLGRHKGLVIVQFLNLGYINMTKSWICNVECMDILPFTILITSDRLAYWQLKEWKPDLNVVLQTFGDSKSMRHNEDSYNEYLCYRVRLVDLILNLPMSVFLVESDAVWFSNPLVFINRYSNVDIVANTNNALSEEKKAMAGFVFLNATSSTRSLWTKLRQKLDNISKRYQNGTGKSAGDMGIFNALLKKEKPKVEWFPADQFFSGLWYGQPKLRDTPKQPVVIQNNCVAGNDRKEKRAKRWSHWFLSNSTEECIGNPCR; from the coding sequence GTCGGCCATGAGGACACGATGAATGTGCCTGATATGGTCCGCAGTGGATCTGATGACAAGGGTGACAAAACGCTGCGAAAGCTATCTCGAGCAAATGGTAATGAAAAGCTGCCAAAAAATAACTCACTGACTGTGTCTCTCGAGCTTAATCGCGGAGAAAGTGAACTAACACCAAGCAGAGAGGTGGAGAGTCCATCGGGCAAGACAACCTTGTCGACAAAACCGAATTCCGATCTTTTGTTAACGGTAGAGAAACTAGGAAGACACAAAGGTTTGGTCATTGTGCAGTTTTTGAATCTCGGCTACATCAACATGACGAAAAGTTGGATTTGTAATGTAGAGTGCATGGATATACTGCCGTTTACAATCCTGATCACAAGTGATAGACTGGCGTACTGGCAACTGAAAGAATGGAAACCCGATTTGAACGTCGTCTTACAAACATTTGGTGATTCGAAAAGTATGAGGCATAATGAAGACTCTTACAATGAGTATTTGTGCTATCGAGTCCGATTAGTAGACTTGATTTTAAATTTACCGATGTCTGTATTCCTTGTCGAATCAGATGCGGTTTGGTTTTCAAATCCGCTTGTCTTCATTAACCGTTACTCAAATGTCGACATTGTGGCAAACACAAACAATGCCCTTAGCGAAGAGAAGAAAGCAATGGCAGGTTTTGTTTTCCTGAATGCTACGTCATCGACTCGTAGTCTTTGGACAAAACTCAGGCAAAAACTTGACAACATCTCTAAGAGGTACCAAAATGGTACCGGGAAGAGTGCTGGCGATATGGGGATTTTCAACGCACTACTCAAGAAAGAAAAACCAAAAGTAGAATGGTTCCCGGCGGaccagtttttcagcgggcttTGGTATGGTCAGCCAAAACTGCGCGATACTCCCAAGCAACCAGTAGTGATACAAAACAACTGTGTTGCGGGAAATGACCGAAAAGAAAAAAGAGCAAAAAGGTGGAGTCACTGGTTCCTTTCCAACAGTACCGAAGAATGTATCGGAAATCCGTGCCGCTAA